Proteins encoded within one genomic window of Rhododendron vialii isolate Sample 1 chromosome 1a, ASM3025357v1:
- the LOC131324820 gene encoding uncharacterized protein LOC131324820, with protein MAHSLVLKYYSDAWLQSGKGVPRVSPHEDREVSLMGAQCFNRLFPDTKDLRQVYLEFGAYSSGSGYFEQAHVIDARRYEEPISWWANHGASTPLLQALAFKLLSQPASSSCCERNWSTYSLIQNIKRNRLLTTRAKDLVFVHYNLRLLSKKTKGYMDGPSKFWDISGDQFDIEGGDVTQLAELSL; from the exons ATGGCTCACTCATTAGTCCTAAAATACTATTCTGATGCTTGGTTGCAAAGTGGTAAAGGAGTTCCTCGGGTATCACCACATGAGGATCGAGAGGTCTCATTAATGGGAGCTCAATGCTTTAATCGGTTATTTCCTGATACTAAAGATTTGCGCCAAGTTTACTTGGAATTTGGAGCCTATTCTAGTGGGTCTGGGTATTTTGAACAAGCTCATGTAATTGATGCAAGAAGATATGAGGAACCCATTTCATGGTGGGCCAATCATGGGGCTTCAACACCACTCCTACAAGCCTTGGCATTTAAGCTACTTTCGCAGCCAGCTTCTTCCTCTTGTTGCGAGAGGAATTGGAGTACGTATTCCTTGATTCAAAACATCAAAAGAAACCGACTACTAACAACCAGAGCTAAAGATCTAGTGTTTGTTCATTATAATTTGCGCTTATTGTCAAAGAAAACCAAGGGGTACATGGACGGACCTTCAAAGTTTTGGGACATAA GTGGCGACCAATTTGACATTGAAGGAGGTGATGTAACGCAGCTTGCGGAGCTTTCTCTTTGA